TAATATCATTTCTTATGCTAAAATGATACATACATTATCGGATATAGACTATGTGGATTTGTAGCATCCAGTCTAAATTTGTGGAAGTCAGGCCACATATTATGGTATTTTGTAGACAATTATTAACTAATCTACGtgaattattattttagcaAAATATGTGGAATAACAAAAGTGAACCAGCtgatttttctttatattaGCTTCTCTGAATTAACGAAACTATCAGTCCAACAACCAGTAACCGACTGAACTGGATGTGTTTTTACTACAGTGTAACGTTTAACTACGTTTCACTGCAGGGTGACATTTGTGTTGTTAGCTTTAGCTGTTACCTTTCTCAGATTTGACAGGAGGGATATTCTGAGCTCGAAGCCGCTGGTCCAGGATGTACAGCATTTCTCCACCGAGATTGATGAAAAGCAGAGGCAGAGTCTTTGAAGACATGGTGGTATCTGGATGGTTTAAATCTCTCTGGAAAATATAGGCAGCTAGCGATTGTGGCTAGCCTTTAAACTAGCTCGAATGCTTGATGAAAGGGGTCTGTCTAGTTGCCAAAGCCTCTTCTGGTTGCCAGGCCACGAAGtgaacagccaatcagagcccCGTGCGTCAGTGGGTCTTGTGTCGTATAGCCCCGCCCCGTGAAACGGCGGAGGGAGCGCGCGTTGAGAAAAAAGCTCGCCCCCGAGCTCTATGCTTCCCCCCCAACTTTACTGGCCAAATATTGAAATACACCACAAACATGAAGAATACACGAATACAGGAAAAccatcacacaaacaaacagtagaaCAAAACCACAAAGGACAGAGAGACCATAAACCATAAAGGCACAGGAAAAGAATCAAaacgaaacaaaacaaaacctatttttaatctgttaaatgttatatttgagAAGTGAAAGTCAATTTCATGCATGACTAGTTATACGTTAACAATGAGGATAAAACCTGTGTTTGTGGcagtgttttgatgtgtttgttggGCCAACaaactattgtttttttcataattaaatCGTTTTCTAAAATTTTTCTTGGGTGCTTTGCAAGAagatgttttaattttcttcCAGCGTGAATCTGGCTTTAATTTCGGAGGCTATATTTGTGCATCCtctaaatgtaaattaaatccTGAGTACTTACAAAGGAGAAAAACTTGGATTTCCAGGTaaacaattacattttgttGGGTAAACGTTTTTTTCATAGATGCaaatatttaaagtttaaacaaagTCTTAAGTTGATTTGATCCTGTTGTGGGGAAACAGGTCACCTGTTCACATTGTCAATTTGATAGAGGTGTGAACCTCCTTTCTCATTGAACACAGGGGGTCAGTATCTGACAGTCCTCGTTGTTGTTGGATGTTGTTGAAAGTGGTTTGAAGACAAAAATGAAACCTAAAAACTTCTGGGGAGATTTTCAATCTACAGTTTCTTCCCCGGCCTTCTCAGTAAAGTGGAGTGAAAGTGTACTTGTCAGAATAGAGATCCATCAGATATAGTTTCACATAAACAACTGAACTCAAGTGGACAAAAGAGCTCTCTTGTGGCCAAATCATGCAATTGCATTTCTAAAACTACAACATACTacagtaaagtgaaaaaaaaaagaaaaaagaaagaaatatgacCAGTGCAATGAGGCATTGTGCCTCTTGGAAATGATCACatatttaatctataaaatcaCAGTTATGTGAATAAGCATAATTGCTCCAAACCATAAAGAACAAGTCAGTATTCATAGTGGTCCACAATATTCAAAAGGAAAACATCCTCTCACAAACCACCCATGAACATTTTAGAGAAtaatttaatgataaaataaaaaatatttggctgTATAGTTGGATGATATTTGAACCACTATcaaaacattgcaaaaaaaaggaaaacctcAGGATTGTTACCTCATTTCAACATATAAATAGACAGGCATGAAACTTGCCTTTCACTTCTAAAGTATTATATAACAGATAAAAATTGCTGCTAGAGTTCATTTTGAGCCTTATTACTCTCCATAGAACCTCAGTGGTACGAGCACGAGTAAAAGCACAACACCTCATTTTCACAGGGGCGGGGCTATGAGAGTCTCCAGGAAGGGAAGGGGTCAGATGGATGTGAAACTTTCAATATGACCACAGTGTGAATCATATAAAACTGACTTTGTGCACCCACCAAAGTGCAAATGCAATTGAATAATAAATGACTTGAATATTACAAcagataaaaagtaaaaatacaaactcaATTAATTTGTTCATTGCATTTCATCATGTCACAAAAGACACTTGCAAAATTATTAGTTTAGAGCAGTGgctcccaacctaggggtcatCAGATACTTTTATTACACAaaataatgtgtattttaatgattttgctTGTGTTCTTGTGAAATACTCAATACGTTCGTCTCTTCAAGCCTCTAATACTTAACACTAAGCAATCCAAGAAGGAAAATCAGTCATTGATTGAACTGCTCACAATTTATGTCCACACTAAGACCATAACCTGTGATAAAGGGTCTCAAGTACACATTATTTTTTAGAGGCGACAAGTCAAGAAGGTTGAGAGCCACTGGTTTAGAGGTTAGCACTGCAATATAGCTGCAAAAATAATCTACATTTTCTGTCAGAGCTCCATGTTGTTCATTACTAAATTGttataaaaccaacattaaaaagtaaatgaaaaaaaaaacgtattttttattgataatatTGTACGAAATGGTCCATGCTTAAATGAAATAGATGTTTTTGTGAGTGATTTTGAGTGAACAAAtcaattcatttaaaattaattttattcacACAGGTATACATACAATACAAGGCTACAGAAAAGATTACATTTAATACATTCTGAATTGCATaagtttctctgtctttgttgttaGCTAAGTTTCCTAAAAgcaataaacaaattatttgatcaagaaaaaaggaagaatgGAAGGGGTAATCACTATATGAAAAAGACACATAGTGGGTCAGAATCCTTTAGGGCTGTTATGATGAAACTTCTCCATTCCTGATGCGGATTTCTCGTGCCATTCTGCACACCTCACAAAGTCCGCAGAAAAATGTCATCAAGGCGTCGTTGCATACTGTCCCCTGTGGTGAAATTATTGCGACAAAATCACAACACAGAACATGCTAACCTTCTCTGAAGAAATGTGCTACAGCTCAGGCTTCTCAATTACAAGGAAAACCCAAGCTTCCCTGTGTTTATGAAATCTCTGTATTTCAAAAGATACTGAAAACAAGTCAGACTTCCTCTATCTGACCTCCCGAGATGTGAGAGAAATATAACATACCTGAATACCATAGGTCAGTCTCATGTGAGTCCTCATTGCTGTTATGCCTCCTGGCACACAACCCAAGCAGCAGTTTTCTCCGTACTTATTTGCTGTATAGCAGCTCAATGCCATTGGACAGAGGCAACCAACAGCACCTGCACAAAAGAAGAGTATTTCATTATGATTGtttgaaggagaaaaaaagttcaGTGGTGCTTGAGTGTGTCTTcattggacaaaaaaaaaaaaaaacagtcagaatAAACATCTTGAATTGTACTCACAGACTAAGAAGTCGCTGCAGCAGGAGCACAGGCCAGTGCTCCACTGCCCTGTTTGGACATTTGTCCCATAGCCACCTGCACCTGGTTGATGGGTCACCACTGGGTTTGACATTTCGATCACTGGTTCTGCTTGTTTAGCTTTAGCTGCCTAGTTAGGAACA
The sequence above is drawn from the Thunnus maccoyii chromosome 10, fThuMac1.1, whole genome shotgun sequence genome and encodes:
- the LOC121906397 gene encoding cornifelin homolog, whose translation is MSNPVVTHQPGAGGYGTNVQTGQWSTGLCSCCSDFLVCAVGCLCPMALSCYTANKYGENCCLGCVPGGITAMRTHMRLTYGIQGTVCNDALMTFFCGLCEVCRMAREIRIRNGEVSS